TGAGCAGCAATGGTCTGTACGATATCATCATTATTTCCCTGGCAATCGTAAACATCTTCAATGGGGTAACCTAATTGCGGGTGAATATCGGCCAGGCCTGTAGGTTCTGTACCCCCCGAATATGAACTTCTTATCGGTTCGTTATTGGTTACGTAATTGATAATAGCAGCAGGTGTTTGACAAACTTCATCATTGGTAAAAGGGCCCCATACGTTAAAGTCAATATCAGAGGGAATGTCGGCACTTTCAAGGATAAACCCAAAAGGGCCATCAGCCTGAGCCTCAATGGTAAACCAGTAAAAGTCAGGTTGAGCACCAACGCCTAACCAACATCCACTATTCACTCCATTGACCATGGGTACGTCCTGGAATCCGTCCTCAAACATGAAAATAGAAGGAACACCTCCGTCTTCAATACAGCCGTTCAGCGGATTACAAAGGGCATCCACAAGGGCAGGGGAGAGGGCGCACTCCGTTTCGGTTATGTTTATATTAAAGTCATCACACCCTGAATCGTTGGCCACGACGATATAGTAAGTCCCGGCATCCTGGAAGTTGGCACTGGCAATGACTCCTGAAGCACTTTGCGCCACACAAACGGTTCCCGGGGCGCCTGGAATTCCATTAAGGACGAGTACTCCTGTTCCGGTCGGTGCATTGGAAACATTGATCTGGGCACAAATACCCCCCGGCGAATCATACTGGAAAACATATTCAGGACCTGCCATAAAATTTGCGCCTCCACAGGGAGTGGCCATAAAAGTAGCTCCTCCGTCACATAAGGAAACTCCGGTGGCTGTAAATGGCAACGATCCGATTTCAGTGGGGTTGTTCAACCCTGAACCATTACAGGCGAGAGGCGAACATTGCCAGGTCAGTTCAAAACCAGCCTGAACCGAGCTTCCGTCAGAAGTGAACTGAATGGTAACACATTCACTGGAAATCATTACCGGGAATCCATTCCCAATCATTGCGCCGGTAATCTGGGCTATAAGAGGAGCAGCGGTTGTATTCCCGGCATAGAAGTTTAGGAAATCAAAGTTGTTTTCCATATTAAAAGAAGCAACATCAATATAAATGCAGGAATTCAGGTCGCTAGGGCATATCGTAAAAGTATGGTTTTCATTGGAAGTATAATCATTTTCCGGTCCTCCGGAGTCGTAGAGAGTACCAAAGCAGGCAGTCGAGCCCGGCTCATCGCCTATATTGATATCCGGAATGTATTCTTCTGCACAAATGGTAAAATCTCCCCAGTTAGGCGTAGCCGTAGCTGAATAATCATTTACCCGGATAAAATAAGTTTCATTAGGAGTAAGCCCTAGGATATCTATCCGGGCAATCGTTTCTCCGTTAGCAGCTGAAAAACAGGAAAGCTCCGAAAGCCCATCGACTTCGCAACTACCCCTGTAGATCGCAATTTGCGGGTTTAGGATAGAGCTGTTTGGACCAGCATCTGTACCCAGAACGGAAACTGTGACGTCAACAATATCGGTCGAGGTGGTAAATGAAAACCAAATGTCATTTGCCACACTACCTCCGTTAAAGCAGGCAGGAATATTGCCAAAGCCAATGTTACTGGCGGTTGCATCAATATTGTTGTAAATTTCAGTATTGGCCGGGCAAGTTGGCACAACGCCCAGGTCAATTAATCCGCTACAGTCATCATTAGCGGGTTGTGCCCAGATCATGGTCGAAAAAAGCAGAGAAAAAGCAGTAAAAAAAAGTGTCCTCATTTTAACGTGTTTGTGCAATAGAAAATGGTCTCCCACCGGACGGTATTATGGTGTGTCTTATTTCAGGTGGAATTCCTTAAATTTCATGGCATTAGTTAAAGAAATTAAGTGGCTAAACAGAAGTGGAAAACAGCCCATTTAGCATGTTTTGACCAAAAATAGGCAAAAATTTGGAATTGAATAATGTTTAATTGGAAATGGTGTTAAAATGACAAATTTAATCGCATGAAATAAATTGTACTACCTTATTGATTACCATGGGGTCTTTTATCAATAAATAGTGGCCAAGTCCTTCTGTGGAGATCAGCCTGGCGTTATCAAATGCTTCAAAAGTGGCTTCAGAAGACAGAAAAGGCACCATTTCGTCTTCCTTGTCGTGGATGATTAAAAGTTCCTCTACTTCCACCGCACCGGCCGCATGCGCCAGGGAAGTCTCTTCTATGGGCAATTGAAGGATTTGTTCTATTTTATGAATAAATTTTCGGGCTGCTTTCGGGGGGAGATTTAATGTTTTTATGGCTTCAGAGACAGGGTCTCCGATATTCCGTGGAGAGGCTATTAAAACGATTTTTCTTGTTGAAAGGGTTGGATTGATTCGGTGAAAGGCAAAAATAGTGGCGGCTCCTCCAAAAGAGTGTGCTATTATAGCGTGTACGGGGCCCCTAAGGGTTAAAAGGGAAGTAATTGCTGTGGCGTATTCTACAATGTTCGTTTTGGTGCCCGGGGAGTCACCATGGGCAGGAGCATCAAAGGTTATTACCCGGTAACCCTGCTTTATTATGCCGGGAACGAATGTACGAAGCGCAGTGCCCCTGGATTCCCATCCATGTACCATTAATACATATTTTTCTCCTGTTCCCCATTCATAACCTTTTAATTGAAGCCCTCCTGATTCAAAAACAAATGGCCGGGCGGCTTCGAGAATAGAATCGCTGGTTTTGTGACGCGCTCTTACTCTTGGGGTGCCGAATAATTTCAGGGCCAGATTACTCGCCGCTTCGGGGAGTAATCGTCCAAGGGTCGCGAACCCAAACTGAACCAACTTCAGGATACGGGGTAGGGGAACGCCTCCATTATTTCCGTTTTTGGGAGACTCGGTGACGAGGTGTTCAATTCTTGGATTTCTTTGCACCATATTCAGGTTATGTTTAATTCACTTTAACAATTATACAGGAGATAAAAATCAAGCTTTTAGGTCATCAATTAATTTAATAAGTTGTCTGGCAATCACATCAAAACAATGTAATTCTTTATAAAGGCGTGAAAGCATGATGCCTCCCTCCAGGATGCCGATGAATTGGATGGCAAAATCAGCCGCATTGACATCCAGCCTCACTTCACCCCTTTTCATTCCTTTTTCCAGGTTGGCAACAATATTGGCTCGCCAGTTATCTACAGTTTGCTGAACTTTTTTTCTCAAAACAGGGTTGCCGTCATCAGCCTCAATGGTCGTATTTTGGATAGGGCACCCTCCTTCAACCGGTGGGTCCAATATTCTTTCTTTGTAGAAATACACCACTGCTTTTAGTTTGTCTAAGGAATGGTCTATCACTTTTGTTCTCTTTTTTACTTCCTCCCATACCATCTCCACCGCCTGATCATAGGCCGCTAATGCGATGTCTTCTTTGGTTTTAAAATTGCCATATAGCCCTCCTTTGGAGAGGCCCGTTGCGTCCATAATATCTTTCATGGAAGTCCCGGAAAATCCCTGCAGGTTGAAAAGTGTGGCGGATTTCTCAACAATCATTTGCCTGGTAAGGTCAGATTTTGAAACAACATTGTTTTCCATAGACTATATGGTTTGCCTTAAACCCTTTTATTTATTATAGTTTAATATTATTTTTCACAAAAATAGACCGATCGGTTTATTTTTCCTAATTTTTTAAATTTTAAAACCTGGTTTTTTTCGACAATGGTGGCAACCGGGAATTGAGAAGAATGGGTATTTCTGACTTTGGATAACTTTTTTAAGTATAAATTTATCAATTTAAGTATTTTTGGCCATGATTAAAATTTATCTTCATACCGGTTCGAATATTGGGGACAGAAAGGGTAATCTTTATGCGGTTAACCAACATATCATTGATTCTATTGGAGAGATCACCCGATTGTCAAACATTTATCTAACGGAAGCCTGGGGATTGAAAGATCAGGATGATTTTTACAACCAGGCCCTGGAAGTATTAACGACTTTGGGTCCGTTGGCTGTTTTGGATCAGATCAAGCGTATTGAAAAAGAAATGGGAAGGGTCAGGAATAAAAAATGGGATCGTCGTATAATTGATGTGGATATTCTTTTTTTTGGGAACGAGGTGCTTGATACCGAACGGTTAACCGTGCCCCATCCATTTTTACATGACAGGAATTTTGTACTTGCTCCGCTTTGTGAGTTGATTCCTGATTTTATACATCCCGTTTCCAAAAAAACGATAAGAACCTTGTTTGAAGAAAGTATCGATACGCTCAAGGCTGAGGTTTTGGAACCGGATATTATATGAATTACCAGTAAAGGGTTTTGGGCAATATAATTTCAGGATGCCTCCTTGGAAAAATGTCCGGGATTATCGACCTTCATGCCTTATTTTTTTATGTACTTTTTCGAAGCCTAAAAGAAACGATGGCGGATAAAAATTTACCGTATAAGTTTATCACCATAGAAGGAAATATTGGTGCCGGAAAGACCACCCTTACCCACATGGTGGCCAGGGATTTTAATTATAAAATCATCCTGGAAGAGTTTTCCGACAACCCATTTCTTCCTTTTTTTTACAGCAACCCCGAACGTTATGCTTTCCCGGTTGAATTGTTCTTTATGGCCGAGCGTCACAAACAATTACAGGAAGAACTGGCTAAAAAAGACCTTTTTCAACAGTCAGTAGTCTCCGACTATTTTTTCCTAAAAACCCTTTTATTTGCCAAGAACAACCTGAATGAAGAAGAATACAGACTTTTTCAACGTTTATTCGACGTGCTGAATCTTAGTTTTCCGTCTCCTGACCTCCTTGTTTACCTGCACCGCCCGGTTGAAAAACTGTTGGAAAGCATAAAAACCCGTGGCAGAGAATACGAGCAGGTGATTAAATCTGAATACCTGCAAGAAATCCAGGGGGCCTATTTTGGTTTTTTTAAAACGGAGGTGAATTTTCCGGTATTGATTATTAACCTGGGCGATGCTGATTTTTTGAATGAAACCGAAACTTACCAAAGCATTATCGGTTTACTCAATAAAAAGTACCCTGTTGGGATTCATAATGTTGAACTTTAAGTTAATTTTTGTCAAAAATATTGCTCCATGATCAACTTGCCGGAATCATCGCAAAAACGTATTGTCATAATTGGCGGCGGGTTTGCCGGGTTGAGCCTTGCCCGTAAACTGGCTAAATCGGATTACCAGGTGGTGTTGCTCGACAAAAATAATTACCACCAGTTTCAGCCTTTGTTTTATCAGGTGGCTATGTCCGGACTCGAACCCAGTTCCATCGTTTTTCCATTGCGGAAGTTGTTTCATAATCGTCAAAATGTCTATATCAGGGTTACGGAGGTGTTGTCTATTGAATGGGAAAAGAACAAGCTGAATACGCCCCTGGGTATTGTCAATTTTGATTACCTCATTATAGCCACCGGCGCACGCACCAATTATTTTGGAAATAAAGCGCTTGAAAAACTGACCATACCCATGAAATCAGTTTCCGAGGCATTGTACCTTAGAAACAGGATACTGGCTGACTACGAAACGGCCCATAGTATCACCGATTATGCCGAAAGGCAAAAATACCTTGATATCATTATCGTCGGAGGTGGTGCCACGGGTGTCGAGGTGGCAGGGGCTATAGCCGAAATGCGAAACACCATTTTTCATAAAGATTATCCAGAACTCAATCCCGGTGAAATAGATATTTATCTAATACATGGGGCAGATCAGTTACTCAAAGGGATGTCTGAAGCAGCTTCAGGGAAAGCTTTTAAATTTTTAGAAGCCCTTGGGGTTAACATCAAACTTAATACCAGGGTGACGGATTTTGACGGCACAACGATCACGATGAGTGATGGTTCTACTTTGCAGGCTTATAAAGTGGTTTGGGCGGCAGGCATTATTGCCAATGGAATAAAGGGATTGCCCGATTCATGTTTTACCTATGGCGGCAGATTAAAAGTAGATCGTTTCCATTTGGTGGAGGGTACCAAAAATATTTTTGCCGTGGGAGATGTCGCTTTTATGGAAGAGGAAAATTATCCTCATGGACATCCACAGGTAGCCCAGGTGGCGCTTCAACAAGCCCACAACCTGGCGAATAATTTTAAAAGGAAACAAAAAGCGGAAACTTTGCGGCCCTTTTCTTATGACGATAAAGGCTCAATGGCCACAATAGGAAAACACAAAGCGGTGGTAGATTTACCCAAATGGAAATTCCAGGGCTTTTTTGCCTGGATTGTCTGGTTGGTGGTTCACCTTTTTCAATTGATCGGGGTGAAAAATCGTATTTTTGTTTTTTTAAACTGGGTCTGGAATTACCTCACCTACGATCAGTCCCTGCGATTGTTGATCAGGCCTTACAATCCCGGTAATAAAAATGTAGAAATGGTTTCGGAAAACGAACCGGAGAAGAGTGAATAGCTCCTGTTTTTAGAGACTCAAAACGTAAAAAAATGAACATATTGATTATTGGTGGCGGAAACATGGGCAAAACTTATGCACATAGTTTTTTGCGCTCCCATATTTCCAACAAAGAAGGTATGATGATCCTGGAAAGGTCACTTGAAAAAGCAGAAGAGCTGCGGGCTGCGAATGTGGGGACAATATATACGGAGCCGGAGGAATGCATTCAAAAAGCAGATCTGGTTATTTTTGCCGTTAAACCTCAGGATTCTATGGCTTTATTTGAAACTTTAAGACCGTATGTTGATCCACAACAGGTATTCCTGTCTATTATGGCCGGGGTGAAAATTTCTACGATCGAAAAAGCCCTGGGCGCCAAAAAGATCATTCGGGCCATGCCGAATTTGCCGGCTCAGATCGGTAGAGGGATGACGGCTTTTACTTCTTCCGATGATGTAACACGCATTGAACTGGTCATGGTACAAAACCTGCTAAATACAACAGGGAAAACGGTTTATGCTGAAAAGGAAGATGCCATCGATGGGGCAACAGCCATCAGCGGCAGTGGACCGGCTTATGTCTGGCACTTTATGGATTCCATGCTGAAGGCGGCTCAGGAGATGGGCTTCACTTATACGGAGGCGGAATTGCTGGTCACCCAAACTTTCCTGGGAGCCGTAGAACTCTATAATGCTTCTGATATTTCACTGGAAGAATGGATAAAAAGGGTTTGCTCCAAAGGGGGAACCACCGAAGCTGCCCTGCATTCGTTCAGGGAAAATGAAGTGGAAAAGGATATCATTGCTGGCGCTCATGCGGCCTTAAACAGAGCCCGGGAACTCGGGGCACAGTAAAAAGTGATGTTACTTTTTATGACAGTATCCTATTAAGTGTGTAAATAAAAAATAGAGGGCTTCGCCCGAATTTTTAGATTTTGACTCTTTCGTCAAAAATAGCAATAAATTGGTTAAGAATAATGGGCCAGTTGCGAATCGGCATGGTCCATTTTTTCGTTATTTCAAAAATCGCCAGATAAACCGACTTTTTCAATGCATTATCCGTTGGAAAAGACATTTTGTTTTTGGTGTATTTTCTGATTTTTCCGTTGAGATTTTCAATCAAATTTGTGGTATAAATGATCGTTCTAATTTCAAGAGGGAAGTCAAAAAAAGTGGTCAGCTCATCCCAGTTATTATACCATGATTTAATAGCGTAAGGATACTTGTGATTCCATTTTTCATCAAAGTCCTTTAGAGCTGCCTGGGCGGCTTCTTTGGTCGGTGCTCCATAAATGGTTTTCATGTCTTTGGCAAAAACCTTACGATCTTTCCAGACAACGTATTTGGAAGCATTCCTGATTTGGTGCACGACACAAATTTGAGTGCTCGTTTCAGGAAAAACACTTTTAATAGTCTGGGTAAAACCGTTGAGATTATCCGTCACGGTAATTAAGATATCTTCTACGCCCCGAGCTTTGATATCGGTCAGTACGCCCATCCAAAAACTGGCGGCTTCACTTTTACCCAACCACATGCCCAAAACCTCTTTCCTCCCGTCTTTCTTGAGTCCTACGGCCAAATAGACTGTTTTATTGGTCACTCTGGAGTTCTCACGGACTTTAAAAACAATCCCATCCATCCACACGATTAGATACTGAGATTCCAGGGGGCGATTTTGCCAGGCAATGATATCCTCGGTCACCTTATCGGTGATTTTGGAGATGGTAGACGTAGAGATGTTGAAGTCATACAAATCCCGAATTTGTTCCTCAATATCGGCATTGCTCATCCCTTTGGCATAAAGTGAAATTACGATCGATTCAATGCCTTTAGCCAGCCTGGATCGTTTAGGAACAATCTGAGGTGTAAAACTTCCATCCCGGTCTCTGGGCACCTCGATTTCAGATTCGCCATAGGAGGTTTTGATTACTTTTTTAGAATTGCCGTTCCGGGCATTTGGATTGTCGCTCCTCTGGTGTTTGGCATAATCCAGATGGGCATCAATTTCTCCTTCCAGCATTTTTTCAATGCCGCGTTTGTGAAGCTCACTGAGGAAAGATTCTAACTCATCCCCAGTCTTAAATTGCTTCAGGAAATCATCGTTTAATAGATCTTCTTTTTTCATCATCAGTAAAGTATGTTTTAAAATTACAAAAAATTAAAATAGGGGGCCATGGCCCCCTATTTTAAAACTTACACACTTTACTGGATACTACCCTTTTTATCCAGGTTAAGCATTATCCCCTGGCCTGAACCGAGCATATAAGTAGGCAGTACCCCGTTCCATTTGTTTATCCATTCAAGTTCAATGATTTTTGGATTACTTGCAATCGATGAACCCTTGATTTGTAAGGCTTTTGCTTCACCTTCTGCCTGTTGTATAGCAATATCTTTATCAATCCTTGCCTGTTTAAGCAATTCTTCTTTTTGCCTGGTTACGTCAACCAGCCGAAGAGCTTCCTGCTCGGCAAGCTTTTTATTGTTTATGGCCGCTTCATATTCCAAATTATAATAGACTTCCCGAATGTCCACCTGATCAATAATCAAATGGTATTGTTCAACCTCTTTTCGGATTCTCCCTATTACATCGTTTTGAATGGCTTCTCTTTTGGTGCTATAAACTTCAATAGGGGTATAATTACTTACACTCAAGGCTAAGGTCGATTTAAGTTTTGTTCGTATTACGTTTTCTTCAAGCCATAAATACCTGCCCGTATTTCCCCCGTCATTTTCTGTTACGTTTTGATAAATCCAGGAAGCCATAGCAGGATCTATTCTCCATGAAACGGAAATATCAATCCCCATTTTTATCCCGTCTTTGGTGGGAGCCCAAATAGCATCTGAATGATCTTTTGCGCCCTCCCCTTGTTCATTGGTACAGGTATAAACCCAAACGGTTTTATCCATTTTGTGTACATCATTCCAGGGCATTACGATATGCCACCCCGTGTGTAATTCTTCATCACTAACCCCTGTAGGTGTCACTAAAACACCGACTTGCTGAGGATCAACACGAACAATCATGGAAGAAAAGGAGAAAAGAATAATCCCTACGATTAAGGCTGGAAATATCAGGGGGTAATTTATGGGTGACTGTCGTTTGCCAGAAATTAATCCAATAATGGAATAAATGATAAGCAGGATTGAAATTAAAATAAATATTGAAATCATTTTTTTTGAATTTTTGTTAATATTTATTCATTGTTATTTGTTGCGAAAAACTTCTCTACATAAATCTAATACTTCCCCTTAATTCAATAAAGATTCTTTCCTTTTTTTTTTCACTGGATTACAATAATAAATGGCACCGGCTTCATTACTGATACCCTTGCGCCTGCAGCTCAAACAGCTCTGCATAGAGCTGACGGTTTTCCATCAGTTCTTCATGAGTTCCGATCTCTAATACCCTGCCGTTTTTGAGTACCATTATGCGATCGGCCATTCTTACGGTACTGAAGCGGTGAGAGATGATGACGGAGGTTTTGTCTTTGGTCAGGGCGATGAATCTTTGGAATGCCTCATATTCAGCCCGGGCATCCAGGGATGCCGTCGGCTCGTCGAGGATCAGGATATCGGCATTCTTCATATAGGCTCTGGCCAGGGCAATTTTTTGCCATTGGCCGCCGGACAGGTCTTTTCCCAGTTTGAATCTTTTTCCAAGTTGCTGATCCAATCCCATGGTCATTTCATCCAGAACTGAGTTGGCGAGGCTTTGCTCTGCTGCCCTTAATATTCTTGCCTCGTCTGCCAGCTCATCGATTTTACCCACTCCAATGTTTTCCCGAATGGTCAGTTCATATCGGATGAAATCCTGGAAAATCACTCCAAAGAGTTGCTGGTACGCTTCCACGTCAAAGTTGGTAATATCTATCCCTTCTAATAGGATTCTTCCCGAGGTGGGTTTATAAAATCGGAGCATTAGCTTAATAAGGGTTGTCTTTCCTGCTCCATTTTCACCGACAAAGGCAATTTTCTCCCCTGGGAGAATAGTGAAATTTACCTCCTTCAACACGGTCTCCTCAGCGCCCGGGTACGAAAAACTTACCTTTTCAAAAGTAAAACCCTGTTTGATTTCTGAGGGGATGGGAACCAGGGTTTCATTGGGAATTATATGGCTCTTAATATCTACAAAATCAAAATAGTCCCTGAGGTATAGAGCGCTCTCAGCTATCCTGGTAAAACTGGAGAAGATCCTTTCCAGTCCGGATTTTAACCGATTGAAGGATCCTGAGAGGAAGGTTAATT
This sequence is a window from Lewinellaceae bacterium. Protein-coding genes within it:
- a CDS encoding alpha/beta hydrolase produces the protein MVQRNPRIEHLVTESPKNGNNGGVPLPRILKLVQFGFATLGRLLPEAASNLALKLFGTPRVRARHKTSDSILEAARPFVFESGGLQLKGYEWGTGEKYVLMVHGWESRGTALRTFVPGIIKQGYRVITFDAPAHGDSPGTKTNIVEYATAITSLLTLRGPVHAIIAHSFGGAATIFAFHRINPTLSTRKIVLIASPRNIGDPVSEAIKTLNLPPKAARKFIHKIEQILQLPIEETSLAHAAGAVEVEELLIIHDKEDEMVPFLSSEATFEAFDNARLISTEGLGHYLLIKDPMVINKVVQFISCD
- a CDS encoding TetR/AcrR family transcriptional regulator, whose amino-acid sequence is MENNVVSKSDLTRQMIVEKSATLFNLQGFSGTSMKDIMDATGLSKGGLYGNFKTKEDIALAAYDQAVEMVWEEVKKRTKVIDHSLDKLKAVVYFYKERILDPPVEGGCPIQNTTIEADDGNPVLRKKVQQTVDNWRANIVANLEKGMKRGEVRLDVNAADFAIQFIGILEGGIMLSRLYKELHCFDVIARQLIKLIDDLKA
- the folK gene encoding 2-amino-4-hydroxy-6-hydroxymethyldihydropteridine diphosphokinase, whose product is MIKIYLHTGSNIGDRKGNLYAVNQHIIDSIGEITRLSNIYLTEAWGLKDQDDFYNQALEVLTTLGPLAVLDQIKRIEKEMGRVRNKKWDRRIIDVDILFFGNEVLDTERLTVPHPFLHDRNFVLAPLCELIPDFIHPVSKKTIRTLFEESIDTLKAEVLEPDII
- a CDS encoding deoxynucleoside kinase — protein: MADKNLPYKFITIEGNIGAGKTTLTHMVARDFNYKIILEEFSDNPFLPFFYSNPERYAFPVELFFMAERHKQLQEELAKKDLFQQSVVSDYFFLKTLLFAKNNLNEEEYRLFQRLFDVLNLSFPSPDLLVYLHRPVEKLLESIKTRGREYEQVIKSEYLQEIQGAYFGFFKTEVNFPVLIINLGDADFLNETETYQSIIGLLNKKYPVGIHNVEL
- a CDS encoding NAD(P)/FAD-dependent oxidoreductase; the encoded protein is MINLPESSQKRIVIIGGGFAGLSLARKLAKSDYQVVLLDKNNYHQFQPLFYQVAMSGLEPSSIVFPLRKLFHNRQNVYIRVTEVLSIEWEKNKLNTPLGIVNFDYLIIATGARTNYFGNKALEKLTIPMKSVSEALYLRNRILADYETAHSITDYAERQKYLDIIIVGGGATGVEVAGAIAEMRNTIFHKDYPELNPGEIDIYLIHGADQLLKGMSEAASGKAFKFLEALGVNIKLNTRVTDFDGTTITMSDGSTLQAYKVVWAAGIIANGIKGLPDSCFTYGGRLKVDRFHLVEGTKNIFAVGDVAFMEEENYPHGHPQVAQVALQQAHNLANNFKRKQKAETLRPFSYDDKGSMATIGKHKAVVDLPKWKFQGFFAWIVWLVVHLFQLIGVKNRIFVFLNWVWNYLTYDQSLRLLIRPYNPGNKNVEMVSENEPEKSE
- the proC gene encoding pyrroline-5-carboxylate reductase, giving the protein MNILIIGGGNMGKTYAHSFLRSHISNKEGMMILERSLEKAEELRAANVGTIYTEPEECIQKADLVIFAVKPQDSMALFETLRPYVDPQQVFLSIMAGVKISTIEKALGAKKIIRAMPNLPAQIGRGMTAFTSSDDVTRIELVMVQNLLNTTGKTVYAEKEDAIDGATAISGSGPAYVWHFMDSMLKAAQEMGFTYTEAELLVTQTFLGAVELYNASDISLEEWIKRVCSKGGTTEAALHSFRENEVEKDIIAGAHAALNRARELGAQ
- a CDS encoding IS256 family transposase; amino-acid sequence: MKKEDLLNDDFLKQFKTGDELESFLSELHKRGIEKMLEGEIDAHLDYAKHQRSDNPNARNGNSKKVIKTSYGESEIEVPRDRDGSFTPQIVPKRSRLAKGIESIVISLYAKGMSNADIEEQIRDLYDFNISTSTISKITDKVTEDIIAWQNRPLESQYLIVWMDGIVFKVRENSRVTNKTVYLAVGLKKDGRKEVLGMWLGKSEAASFWMGVLTDIKARGVEDILITVTDNLNGFTQTIKSVFPETSTQICVVHQIRNASKYVVWKDRKVFAKDMKTIYGAPTKEAAQAALKDFDEKWNHKYPYAIKSWYNNWDELTTFFDFPLEIRTIIYTTNLIENLNGKIRKYTKNKMSFPTDNALKKSVYLAIFEITKKWTMPIRNWPIILNQFIAIFDERVKI
- a CDS encoding prohibitin family protein codes for the protein MISIFILISILLIIYSIIGLISGKRQSPINYPLIFPALIVGIILFSFSSMIVRVDPQQVGVLVTPTGVSDEELHTGWHIVMPWNDVHKMDKTVWVYTCTNEQGEGAKDHSDAIWAPTKDGIKMGIDISVSWRIDPAMASWIYQNVTENDGGNTGRYLWLEENVIRTKLKSTLALSVSNYTPIEVYSTKREAIQNDVIGRIRKEVEQYHLIIDQVDIREVYYNLEYEAAINNKKLAEQEALRLVDVTRQKEELLKQARIDKDIAIQQAEGEAKALQIKGSSIASNPKIIELEWINKWNGVLPTYMLGSGQGIMLNLDKKGSIQ
- a CDS encoding ABC transporter ATP-binding protein; this translates as MARRPPNSINDQKKINLRSNLIALKNIPRFFREIHHSSPQLFWANIICRLLSSSTPILVLWVGKLIVDEILALIDQDNTSYQTLWMYVGIELGLVFINDLINRAISLTDGLMGDKYSNNSSVLLIKKTKEVEISQLEDAEFYDKLERARTQTNNRVNLMSSSLGQIQGMITVTSLAIGLIIFEPLLVVLVVLSIIPAFINEFRFSSKGYSLARSWTQERRELDYLRYIGANDRTAKELKLFGLSDFIADRFWNLANQYYEENKILTIRKSVWGGVFNALGVLSYYAAYVFIIYRVLNGALTVGELTFLSGSFNRLKSGLERIFSSFTRIAESALYLRDYFDFVDIKSHIIPNETLVPIPSEIKQGFTFEKVSFSYPGAEETVLKEVNFTILPGEKIAFVGENGAGKTTLIKLMLRFYKPTSGRILLEGIDITNFDVEAYQQLFGVIFQDFIRYELTIRENIGVGKIDELADEARILRAAEQSLANSVLDEMTMGLDQQLGKRFKLGKDLSGGQWQKIALARAYMKNADILILDEPTASLDARAEYEAFQRFIALTKDKTSVIISHRFSTVRMADRIMVLKNGRVLEIGTHEELMENRQLYAELFELQAQGYQ